The genome window AATAAACAGAAGGATCTGCTGCGGGAATTTGACGCGACAACCGGCGACCGTGAATATGAAAACCGGAAGTCTTTCATGGACCGTGTGAAGGAGTTGTTTCAGTGATCCCTGATCACTGAAACAACCTCTTTTTTTGTTTATAAGAGGAATGGACGCGTCAGGAGGCGCTTTTTCCGTTTTGCTTGACGGCGGAATACTGCACAAGTAAAATGGTAAGGCAAAAGCGAAAGGAAGGTACCCGGATGACAGGAACCGTTTGGCAGAAAACCTGGGTCAGGCTGCTGACAACCATTCTGACAATTGGTATTATGACGATGATATTCGCTTTTTCCATGGAGAACGCTGAACAGTCCGATCTGAGGAGCGGAGCGTTTTCCAGAACGGTGATCAGTATTCTTCATCCTGATTATGAACAGATGGAAACGGTACAGCAGAAAGAATTATATGACAGTATTCAGCACGCGGTTCGAAAAACCGCTCATTTTACCGAGTATCTGCTGCTGGGCTTCATGCTCAGGCTGTGCCTGGAAAGCTGGTTCGGCAGCCGGATGAAAAAGCTTTCACCGCTGGCGCTGATCGGGTTTGGAGCTGGTACTGCCTATGCCTGCAGTGATGAGATGCATCAGCTGGCCATAGAGGGAAGAAGCGGACAATGGACTGACGTGCTTGTGGACGGAAGCGGGGTGCTGGCCGGCGTTATGCTGGCGACACTGCTGATTCGCAGGATGAACCGGAAGGACGCACTGAGGAAGACAGCGGAGGCGTAAGATGGCATATTTCAAAAACAATGAACCCTATTCTGAAGAGCCCTATGAGGAAGAAGAGGACGCTGAAGAATACGATGACGGGTTTGATGAGCTGACGCAGGAAGATGAACCGGAACTGACGGAAGAAGAGATGGAGGAACGCAAGGAAAACCATTTCAGGCTGGCTGTCGGTGCCGGGAATCTTGTGGCTGTGATCGGCGGCGCCGTGCTGATCCTGCTGCTTTTAACCATGATATTCAGCATGGCTTACTACGTGATCAATGATATGAACAGGAATTTTTCACTGTTCAGCACGAATTTCTGATATGAAGAAGTACATTTACCTGGATCATGCGGCAACAACACCTGTCAGCCCTGCGGTGCTGGAGGTTATGCTGCCCTTTTTTTCTGAATATTCCGGAAATGCTTCGGCCGTGTATGCCGCAGGCAGGGAAGCAAGAAAAGCCGTGGAAAAGGCCAGGAAACAGGTGGCTGCGGCGATCGGTGCGGAACCGAGGGAGATCCTCTTTACATCCGGAGGAAGTGAAAGCGATAACCTTGCGCTGAAAGGAACAGCCTTTGCGCTGAAGGACAGAGGAACACACATAATCACGACAGCCATCGAGCATCCGGCAGTGCTGAACACCTGCAGATGGCTTGAAAAACAGGGCTTTGAAGTGACCTATGTACAGCCTGACAGCAGGGGATGGATCAGCCCTGAAAAAGTCATGAGCGCGGTCCGGAATAATACTGTGCTGATCAGCGTGATGACTGCCAACAATGAGATCGGAACCATTGAACCTGTTGCTGAAATCGGCAGGTCTGCACATGAAAAGGGGATCCTGTTCCATACAGATGCTGTACAGGCGGTCGGATCCATTCCGGTCAGCGTGAATGAATGGAACGCGGACCTTCTGAGCCTCAGCGCACATAAGTTTTACGGTCCCAAGGGGATCGGCGCGCTGTTTATCCGGCGGGGGACCAGGATCGACAACCTCATTCACGGCGGAGAACAGGAAAGGGGCCTGCGGGCAGGCACCGAAAATGTTCCCTGTATTGCGGGCCTTGGCAAGGCAATCGAAGAAGCTGTGAACCATATGGATGAAAATGCCCGCAAAGCCGCTTCCCTGCGTGACAGGCTGGCGGACGGAATCCTGCGGAATATTCCCGGTGTATCGATCAACGGACCTGAAGAAAACCGTCTGCCGAATAACTGCAGCATGCGATTTGAAAGGATCGACGGGGAAGCTCTGCTGCTTCGTCTTGATCTTGCGGGAATCGCCGCGTCCAGCGGCAGTGCCTGTACCTCCGGAAGCCAGGAAATCAGCCATGTGCTGCGGGCTGTCGGACTGACTGAAGAGGAAGCCCGGAGCAGCCTGCGGCTGACCACAGGTCCTGACAATACGGAAGCGGAAATTGACACAGCGGTACAGACGATCAGCGATATCGTGAAGGACCTTCGTTCCCTGTATCACGGCTGAAACGAAAACACGAAAAAGACATAAAGGATGAAAGAATCTGTTGTATCATATCTGCAATGGATTCTTTTTTTACTTTACTACAGGAGGATTATACACAAATGAAGAAACTGATTGCGCTGCTGCTGAGCCTGATGATGGTTCTGTCCGTGACTGCCGCACTGGCAGACGGGCTGACCTTTACAACCGGCGGAACAGCCGGTACCTATTACGCTTACGGCAATGTGCTGGCCCAGTATGTTGCCGGTAATTCCGACGTGGCCATGACCGCTGTTGCCGGCAACGGATCTGCTGACAACATCGACAAGCTTGATATGGAAGTTGCCCAGCTGGGTTTCGTGCAAAATGACGTTGCCTACTATGCCTACAACGGCATCCGGATTTACGAAGGCGATCCTGTGGACTCCTTCACGGCCATTGCTGCCCTGTATACCGAGACCGTTCAGCTGATCACCTGCAACCCAGACATCAAGAGCGTGGCGGACCTGAAGGGCAAGAACGTTTCCATCGGTTCCCAGGGTTCCGGCGTGTATTTCAACGCCATCGACTTCCTGAATGCCTATGATATGACAGAAGCCGATATCACCCCCACCTACCAGAGCTTCGGTGATTCCGCAGAAGCCCTGAAGGACGGCAAGATTGACGCTGCCTTTGTTGTTGCCGGCGCTCCGACCCCTGCCGTGACGGACCTGGCCACCAGCAAGGATATGTACCTGATCTCCCTGGACGATGAGCATGTCGCGAAACTGCAGGAGATCTCCGGTGCCTACACCAAGAGCATCATCGCTGCCGGCACCTATGCCAAGCAGGATACCGATGTGGTCACTGTCGGCGTGAAGGCTACCATCATCGCCAACGGACAGGTGACCGAAGACGAAGCCTACACCATCGTGAAGACCATCTTCGAAGGCAAGGACAGCATCGCCCATGACAAAGCCAAGGAACTTGATCTTGAGTATGCTTCCACCTGCGGACTGCCTTATCATCCGGGCGCCGCGAAGTACTTTGCGGAACAGGGCATCACTGTGGATGTCGTCAATCCCTGAATTGACATAAACGGGGATCCGCATATCTGAGTCATATGCGGATCCTGTTTTCATTTTACTGGTATTGTTTTGCCGAGGGAGCGTTTTTTTGTGGATAATAAGGACATGAACATGATGCCTGAATCCGCGGAAGCCGAAAAACAGGCGGCCGCGGCCGATCTTGACGCAATTATGCGGAAATATGACCGGGAAAGCAATGTCCGGATCTGGGTGGGAAAACCAAAAATTTTCGTCGGGATCATCCTGGCCGTGTTTTCCCTGTACTGCATGTATGTGACCCTGTTTGCCAATTTCCTGGACCAGGTGCGGCTCAGCTCATTCCTGGGACTGGTTATTATCATGGGGTACCTGACCTATCCCGCCAAAAAGGGACATGTGAAGGTAAATCATATGCCCTGGTATGACATTGTGCTGATGATCCTGGGCGCAGCCGCCTTCTTCTATTATACTTTCCGGGCTCCTGCGCTGATGACGACAAGGATCAAGACAAAGCTGACCGATCCGGTGTACATTACAGCCGGCATAGTCGGTATTGTTGTCCTGTGTGAACTGTGCCGCCGCAGTGTGGGTCTTCCGATCCTCTGCGTTGCAGGACTCTTCCTTTCCTACACGATCTATTTCTATGTCAAGGACGGCAAACTGCTGTCCAATGTGGTGCATGAGCTCTTTTACAATGAAAACGGGCTTCTGTCAACGCCGCTGAATGTGTGTTCAAAGTATATTGTAGTATTTATTATCTTTGGCGCATTCCTTGAGAAAACGGGCATATCAGAATTCTTTATCGCTCTGGCGAACGGACTGACAGGCCGGTTTGCAGGTGGTCCCGCAAAGGTTGCTGTTATTTCCAGCGCACTGTGCGGAATGGTTTCAGGCTCCTCTGTCGGCAATACCGTTACGACCGGTTCCATCACGATTCCGATGATGAAGAAAACCGGTTATGACAAGAACTTCTCCGGCGCGGTTGAGGCAGCTGCCTCCACCGGCGGACAGATCATGCCTCCGATCATGGGCGCGGCCGCGTTCCTGATGGCGGATTACCTGGGTGTGCCGTATTCCGACATCATCGTAAGAGCCATCCTGCCCGCCTGCCTGTATTTCCTCGGTGTTTTCCTTTCTGTCCACCTGGAAGCGAAACGGCTTGGACTTAAGGGCCTGAGCAGGGAACAGCTTCCGCGCATCAGGGAACTGATGAAGGAAAGCTACCTTCTTCTTCCGCTGGCCATCCTGATCTACCTGGTTTGTTCCAACACGAAAACCATGCAGTTCTCCGCTGCGGTCTCCATCCTGGCAACGATCGCGGTCGGCGTGATCAGCAATATCCACAGGAATATACGCCACGGAAAACCCCTGCAGACAGGAGAGGGAACCCACAACCAGCGTTTCAGGCCCGTAAACGTATTTGAGGCGCTTGAAAACGGCGGCAGAAGCTGCATTTCCGTAGCGGTTGCCTGCGGCGTGGCCGGTCTGATCTGCGGATGCCTGACCGTCACAGGCCTTGCCTCCACCGTGATCAACGCGATTGTTACGGTTTCCCAGGGAAAACTTTTCCTGGGGCTCCTGCTGACAATGATCTGCTGTATCATCCTGGGCATGGGGCTTCCCACTACAGCAACCTACTGCATTATGGCATCCACCTGCGCACCGATCCTGTTTAAGATGGATGTTCCGCTGCTGGCGGCTCACTTCTTTGTGTTCTATTACGGTATCGTAGCGGATATTACACCGCCGGTTGCGCTGGCGGCCTATGCAGGATCTGCCATTTCCGGCGGAAGCCCGATGAAAACAGGTGTGAACGCCACACGACTTGCCATCGCCGGGTTTATTATCCCGTTTATTTTCGCACTCAGTCCTGATATGCTGCTGATCAACGCAACATGGCAGGATGTCCTCCTGATCACCGTGACATCCATCATCGGAATGTACGGCGTCACCTTCGGACTGAGCGGATTCCATTCCTTCGAAATGAGCGGGCAGGGACGGGTTGTCGGATATGTGCAGCGGATCATATCCATTGCAGGAGGACTGCTCCTGATCTATCCCGGTATTCTGACGGATATTATCGGCGTTGCGCTGGTCGGCGCTGTGCTGATCTGGAGACGTATCAGCAGTTCGGGAAAGAATAAGATCAAAACCTGACAAAGCTATATTTTACCAATGCCGTGCCTGTATGGCACGGCATTTTTAGCTTGTCACGTGAGTATGAAAAAGTTATAATAAAAGATGGTATATTTTACCCCAAAAGGAGGGAAAAGGGTGTATTGTCAGGTGATCATCGACATCGTGCACGAGAACGTGGCAAGCCCTTTTACCTACAGAATTCCTGAGGAAATGGAACTTATACCGGGCCAGCGTGTGGCCGTACCTTTCGGAAGACGGGAAAAGGAAGGAATTATCCTTGGTCTGTCTGAAACCTGCGATCTTGATGAAAGCAGGGTGAAGGACATCCTCCGTCCGCTGGAAGACTATGCGGCTGTTCCGGCTGAACTGATGGAGCTGGCCGGGCAGATGGCTCTCGAAGCGCACTGCCCCCTGGCTGAAACCCTTCGCCTTATGCTGCCGGCACAGATGCGGGGCGGCCGTATTCACGTTAAGACAGAAAAAACGGCCGTACTGAATGTTCAGGCTGAAAAAGCCCTGGCAATGGCGGAAGCTGAAAAAAGAAGCCCCAAACGGGCAGCCATCCTGCGGATGCTTGCGGATGGAAAAGTCCATATGGTCAGTGAACTGGCTTCCGCGGTAAAGGAACCGCGTGAAGCGCTCAGGAAACTTGCAGCGGATGAAATCATCCTGCTGTCGGAAGAGGAAAGCCTCCGCGTTCCGGGCAGCTCATTTGGAAGCCTTCAGAATCCCGGGTTTACACTGACTGCCGGGCAGCGGGAGGCACTGGATGAGATTCTTCCCTGCCTGACAGGAAAGGGAGGCAGGTTTCTCCTTCATGGCGTAACAGGCAGCGGAAAGACCGAAGTTTTTATGGCTGCTGTTCAGGAAACGCTGACACTGGGAAAAAGCGCCATTATTCTTGTACCTGAAATTGCCCTGACCCCGCAGATGGTGTCCTGGTTCCGGGGAAGGTTCGGGCCTGTTGCCGCCGTTATTCATTCCAGGCTCAGTCCGGGAGAACGGTTTGACGAATGGCGTCGGATCCGGCGCGGAGAGGCACGGGTTGTGATCGGAGCCCGCAGCGCTGTTTTCTCACCTGCCAGGGATCTGGGACTGATTGTGGTGGATGAGGAACATGAAAGCACTTACATGAGTGATCACCATCCGCGGTATGACGCGAGAGAAGTCGCCCTGAACCGGTGCGCGCGTGAAAATGCCACCCTGATCCTTGCCAGCGCCACACCCAGCATCCTGAGTTTTGCCCGGGCCAGGAGAGGTGATTACATGCTCCTGGAGATGCCCAGGAGGGTCAAGGATCGTCCGCTTCCTGAAGTGGAGATCGTCGATATGAGGGAGGAACTGGAAAACGGCAACCGTACCGTCCTGAGCGCATCGTTGAGAAGAACCCTGAAGGAATGTGTGACACGGGGAGAGCAGGCGATGCTGCTGATGAACCGGCGGGGATACAATTCCTTTGTCAGCTGCAGGTCCTGCGGGTATGTTGTCAAGTGCCCGAACTGTGATATCAGCATGACTTACCATGTGGCGAGCAACGATGGAATGCTCAGGTGCCATTACTGCGGACAGGCCATGAGGCCGCCTGAAACCTGTCCGGAATGCGGCGGGAAATATATCCGGTATTTCGGGGCCGGGACACAAAAAGTTGAGGAGGAAGTCGCGAAACTCCTGCCAGGTATTCCGACCGCCAGAATGGATTATGACACAACCGGCGGAAAAGACGGACACGGAAAGATCCTGGAGGAATTCCGGAGCGGACGCGCACGGGTCCTTATCGGCACGCAGATGATTGCCAAAGGGCTGGACTTTCCGCAGGTCACACTGGTTGGTGTGATCGCGGCGGATATGACCCTGAACCTGCCGGATTACAGAAGCAGGGAGCGGACCTTCCAGCTGCTGACGCAGGTGGCCGGCCGGGCAGGACGCGGGGAAAAACCTGGGAAGGTGATCATTCAGACCTATAAGCCTGAAGATCCTGTGATCGGATATGCAGCATCCCAGGACTACCGGTCTTTCTTTGAAGATGAATTCCGGAGACGCAGACGCGGACTGTATCCGCCTTTTACCCTGCTTGTCCGTTTCCTGACAGAAAGCCGGAGCGAAGAAGCAGCGGTCCGCACGGCAGACCAGCTTGAGCGGGAAATACGGGACATGATGGAAAATCATCCTGCCTGGCAGAAAAAGGTGCTGCTTGTCTCCAACGATACACCCGGGGTGAAAGTGCTGCGGGGTAAAAACCGCCGCCACGTACTGATGAAACTGCTGGTCGGGCCGGAA of Aristaeella lactis contains these proteins:
- a CDS encoding TRAP transporter permease, with protein sequence MDNKDMNMMPESAEAEKQAAAADLDAIMRKYDRESNVRIWVGKPKIFVGIILAVFSLYCMYVTLFANFLDQVRLSSFLGLVIIMGYLTYPAKKGHVKVNHMPWYDIVLMILGAAAFFYYTFRAPALMTTRIKTKLTDPVYITAGIVGIVVLCELCRRSVGLPILCVAGLFLSYTIYFYVKDGKLLSNVVHELFYNENGLLSTPLNVCSKYIVVFIIFGAFLEKTGISEFFIALANGLTGRFAGGPAKVAVISSALCGMVSGSSVGNTVTTGSITIPMMKKTGYDKNFSGAVEAAASTGGQIMPPIMGAAAFLMADYLGVPYSDIIVRAILPACLYFLGVFLSVHLEAKRLGLKGLSREQLPRIRELMKESYLLLPLAILIYLVCSNTKTMQFSAAVSILATIAVGVISNIHRNIRHGKPLQTGEGTHNQRFRPVNVFEALENGGRSCISVAVACGVAGLICGCLTVTGLASTVINAIVTVSQGKLFLGLLLTMICCIILGMGLPTTATYCIMASTCAPILFKMDVPLLAAHFFVFYYGIVADITPPVALAAYAGSAISGGSPMKTGVNATRLAIAGFIIPFIFALSPDMLLINATWQDVLLITVTSIIGMYGVTFGLSGFHSFEMSGQGRVVGYVQRIISIAGGLLLIYPGILTDIIGVALVGAVLIWRRISSSGKNKIKT
- the priA gene encoding replication restart helicase PriA, with amino-acid sequence MYCQVIIDIVHENVASPFTYRIPEEMELIPGQRVAVPFGRREKEGIILGLSETCDLDESRVKDILRPLEDYAAVPAELMELAGQMALEAHCPLAETLRLMLPAQMRGGRIHVKTEKTAVLNVQAEKALAMAEAEKRSPKRAAILRMLADGKVHMVSELASAVKEPREALRKLAADEIILLSEEESLRVPGSSFGSLQNPGFTLTAGQREALDEILPCLTGKGGRFLLHGVTGSGKTEVFMAAVQETLTLGKSAIILVPEIALTPQMVSWFRGRFGPVAAVIHSRLSPGERFDEWRRIRRGEARVVIGARSAVFSPARDLGLIVVDEEHESTYMSDHHPRYDAREVALNRCARENATLILASATPSILSFARARRGDYMLLEMPRRVKDRPLPEVEIVDMREELENGNRTVLSASLRRTLKECVTRGEQAMLLMNRRGYNSFVSCRSCGYVVKCPNCDISMTYHVASNDGMLRCHYCGQAMRPPETCPECGGKYIRYFGAGTQKVEEEVAKLLPGIPTARMDYDTTGGKDGHGKILEEFRSGRARVLIGTQMIAKGLDFPQVTLVGVIAADMTLNLPDYRSRERTFQLLTQVAGRAGRGEKPGKVIIQTYKPEDPVIGYAASQDYRSFFEDEFRRRRRGLYPPFTLLVRFLTESRSEEAAVRTADQLEREIRDMMENHPAWQKKVLLVSNDTPGVKVLRGKNRRHVLMKLLVGPETDEMIAAMTELAREPAGDTEVWFEVNPTTMI
- a CDS encoding VanZ family protein, which codes for MTGTVWQKTWVRLLTTILTIGIMTMIFAFSMENAEQSDLRSGAFSRTVISILHPDYEQMETVQQKELYDSIQHAVRKTAHFTEYLLLGFMLRLCLESWFGSRMKKLSPLALIGFGAGTAYACSDEMHQLAIEGRSGQWTDVLVDGSGVLAGVMLATLLIRRMNRKDALRKTAEA
- the nifS gene encoding cysteine desulfurase NifS, translating into MKKYIYLDHAATTPVSPAVLEVMLPFFSEYSGNASAVYAAGREARKAVEKARKQVAAAIGAEPREILFTSGGSESDNLALKGTAFALKDRGTHIITTAIEHPAVLNTCRWLEKQGFEVTYVQPDSRGWISPEKVMSAVRNNTVLISVMTANNEIGTIEPVAEIGRSAHEKGILFHTDAVQAVGSIPVSVNEWNADLLSLSAHKFYGPKGIGALFIRRGTRIDNLIHGGEQERGLRAGTENVPCIAGLGKAIEEAVNHMDENARKAASLRDRLADGILRNIPGVSINGPEENRLPNNCSMRFERIDGEALLLRLDLAGIAASSGSACTSGSQEISHVLRAVGLTEEEARSSLRLTTGPDNTEAEIDTAVQTISDIVKDLRSLYHG
- a CDS encoding TAXI family TRAP transporter solute-binding subunit, coding for MKKLIALLLSLMMVLSVTAALADGLTFTTGGTAGTYYAYGNVLAQYVAGNSDVAMTAVAGNGSADNIDKLDMEVAQLGFVQNDVAYYAYNGIRIYEGDPVDSFTAIAALYTETVQLITCNPDIKSVADLKGKNVSIGSQGSGVYFNAIDFLNAYDMTEADITPTYQSFGDSAEALKDGKIDAAFVVAGAPTPAVTDLATSKDMYLISLDDEHVAKLQEISGAYTKSIIAAGTYAKQDTDVVTVGVKATIIANGQVTEDEAYTIVKTIFEGKDSIAHDKAKELDLEYASTCGLPYHPGAAKYFAEQGITVDVVNP